From Triticum urartu cultivar G1812 chromosome 2, Tu2.1, whole genome shotgun sequence, a single genomic window includes:
- the LOC125534034 gene encoding salicylic acid-binding protein 2-like produces the protein MSSSSSSAPAAAVATSTRLILVHGTGHGGWCWYKVATLLRAAGHRVDAPDLAACGADARRLSDAPTFEDYTRPLLDALRALPDGERAVLVGHSFGGMSVALAAEEFPDKVAAAVFLTAFMPDCAGPRTRVIEQVPVSDWMDSVVDEEHVPPSVFLGPDFVRRKLYQLTSEEDYTLCQSLARVSSYYVADQQQRPPFSAARYGAVTKVYVIAKQDQAMVEEYQRQMIAGIPVAEVREMADADHMAMLSAPEELAGHLADIANNYT, from the coding sequence ATGTCGTCATCCTCCTCCTCTGCGCCAGCGGCCGCCGTGGCGACGTCGACCCGCCTCATCCTGGTGCACGGCACGGGCCACGGCGGGTGGTGCTGGTACAAGGTCGCCACCCTCCTCCGCGCCGCGGGGCACCGCGTCGACGCGCCGGACCTCGCGGCCTGCGGCGCCGACGCGCGCCGGCTGAGCGACGCGCCAACCTTCGAGGACTACACGCGCCCCCTGCTCGACGCGCTCCGGGCCCTCCCGGACGGCGAGCGAGCGGTGCTCGTGGGCCACAGCTTCGGCGGCATGAGCGTCGCGCTCGCCGCCGAGGAGTTCCCCGACAAGGTCGCCGCCGCCGTGTTCCTCACCGCCTTCATGCCGGACTGCGCCGGCCCGCGCACCCGCGTCATCGAGCAGGTCCCCGTGTCCGACTGGATGGACAGCGTGGTCGACGAGGAGCACGTCCCGCCGTCGGTGTTCCTCGGGCCCGACTTCGTGCGCCGGAAGCTCTACCAGCTGACCTCCGAAGAGGACTACACGCTGTGCCAGAGCCTCGCGCGGGTGAGCTCCTACTACGTGGCCGACCAGCAGCAACGGCCGCCGTTCAGCGCTGCCCGATACGGCGCGGTGACCAAGGTCTATGTGATTGCCAAGCAGGACCAGGCCATGGTCGAGGAGTACCAGAGGCAGATGATCGCAGGCATCCCCGTGGCTGAGGTGAGGGAGATGGCTGACGCCGACCACATGGCCATGCTCTCCGCGCCGGAGGAACTTGCGGGCCACCTCGCCGACATCGCCAACAACTACACTTGA
- the LOC125534033 gene encoding late embryogenesis abundant protein 18-like: MQTAKVKVKDAVSSAKEKAKEGTAKAQGKTGKATATTHGEKEMAKEETRANEAQAKAEMHQEKAEHRAEAAAGRHGATHVPLTGPHGHHRPAGAAADPAYTGTGAYPTTDKYV; this comes from the coding sequence ATGCAGACGGCCAAGGTGAAGGTGAAGGACGCGGTGAGCTCGGCCAAGGAGAAGGCGAAGGAGGGCACGGCCAAGGCGCAGGGCAAGACGGGCAAGGCCACGGCGACCACGCACGGCGAGAAGGAGATGGCCAAGGAGGAGACGCGCGCCAACGAGGCCCAGGCCAAGGCCGAGATGCACCAGGAGAAGGCCGAGCACCGCGCCGAGGCCGCCGCGGGGCGCCACGGTGCCACGCACGTGCCCCTCACCGGGCCGCATGGCCACCACCGCCCTGCGGGCGCCGCCGCCGACCCTGCGTACACGGGCACCGGCGCGTACCCGACCACGGACAAGTACGTCTAG